ttttctttctttcttttgacaGGGACTATTCAATATCATATGGATATTCTAGTCACTTGTGTAAATGTGACGGGTCAAAATTAAGCGTATAAGAGACTAGGAGTAGAATTTTTGCAACCTCTACGTATTACAAGTGACGTAGGagacatcattttttttcctaagtactcccttcattgaatgtttatttattttgctgtgattttttatcattgAAGAAACTATAAGTATGACTCATTGACTTATATTTTAGcatatttatactaattttttaaataaaatgaacgaTCAAATGTTAAAACATTAACGGTgtcatttattttaaaaaacggaggtagtattaattaTGGATGGTTAGCTTCTATCAAATTATTATATGTGAACAGTCCGTTGTCCTCTCGTATCTGAAAGGTTAATATACAGTTGCAGGATTAATATCCTATTAACGAGTTGCTACGGAGGAATCTTCATGGAATGCAAGGGAAACGAGCAAGTTGAAGCAAAAAGTACTGGGGGACGTGGGAGTTTTTAGACCATTTTCTTACTTTGATTGGGCTAGCATGATGGGCCATCAAAACGAGGCCCAAGAAAACTATATAACGAGGACTCAGATCAGGCCCACAGCGTCCTCTTTCTCAAAGAAAAGATCAGGCCCATGTCACGAACCAAGAGACCGGATTGGGTTGTTAGTTGTTAGTACTACTTGTTATTACTCACACAATAATATGAGAGATAAAATATAGttcttatatatatgtttgatttttttatttacaaaacGCGCTACAAATATATACACTCATATAAATACAcacatttttcttaatttttttttaaaaacatgcACATCTACACCTAAAAAAGATTAGGCTGTTTTATTCCGAGATTAATGATGCCACCACAAGTATATTTGTCTACCActaataattaaataattagcCGTACCAAGTTAATTAAAGTATAAGCATGCCACTCACATTAGAGATGTCCTCGATCCACATTCAATAGCTTCCCGTACTGTTTGTCTCTTATCTTCTAGCCTTTGCATCAACAAAACTTCTCCTATATATAGACGCTTCATTTATCACgtttgtatatatttatataaaatatataagtgGGTAGTATCTTCTATAATGACATGCCAAGTTTGTCTTCTATAATTACATTTGTATCTCATTCGTCAGCAATTTAGATTTATCAATCTACGTACGTACAATTTTAGGAgactaaaaaaatctaaaaactttAAGGAAATATAGCAAATCCCAACAAATATACGGCCTCATCGGTTACACATATTCCCTAATAagtcaaaatattttattagaaaataaaaattaatttagagataaaacttttatatatgcgTTTTTAGCGACTTAAAAACTAATGCTAAAAATGAAACTAtattgaaaataaattaaaattaacttcaaaattaagtttgaaaatttaaattttaacttttaactTTAACTCGTTAGGCAACCGATGGAGCCCATGTATACTAGACATACCGTACTGTTTGTCTATCTTCTTCTTGCCTTGGCAACAACAAAATTACTATTGTAGATGTCTCATTTTCGCATTTATCGCGCTTGTATTTATTCTCTAATGACATTTGTATATTATTTTATCTGCAATTTAGATTTAGTAATGTGCAATTTTAGGTGACCCAAAAGTGTACAGTTTTTTCAGGAAATCTAGCAAATCCCAACAAATATAGTGTACTAGATCCCATGCAAAATACAAACAAGGCAAGCAGGGAAGAATCCAAGCCGTCCAAACCAGCCCACATTCgagggaaatttaactatttgccactcttgtgacatggcaattaacgatttgccacgcTCTGTCAATGACAcgtgggccctcatgtgtctatgacatgtgggcctagtggcaaatcgttaaggaccattcgtaagagtggcaaatagttaaaagcccccaGATTCGAAGCAGAAAAGCCCATCTCCCAACCACCTCCACTCGCCTCCTTCAGATCCACTCCACCCTCAACTCCGGCGATCTACccactcgccgccggcgatggccgtgctcctcctcctccccgtccccgtcccgCCGTCTCTCCTCTACGCCGTCGCCGcactcgcgctcgccgccgtcacccacctcctccacctcccctccctcctcctctacgCCCTCCACACCTACATCCACCCGGACGCTGTCCCCTCCTCCACCCCTCGCGCCGTCCTCCgcccgcccggcgccgccgctggatcCGGGAACCCCAAGCAGCaacgcggtggtggtggtggtggtggcaaggcggcggcgtctccgTTCGACGAGGGGTCCAACTCCGCGCAGCTctaccgcctccgcctctcccaCGCCACGCTCGCCACGCGCCCGCGCTTCGCCGACTTCCACCTCGCactcctcctcccgctcgcgCTGCTGCCACCGGCGCTGCTGctcccggcctccgccgccggcgcggccgccccgctcgcgccgctcccgcccgtCGTGTTCCTCTTCGTCGCGCTGCTGCGCCTCGTGATGCTCCCGTCCCCGCGCCCCGcctacctcgccgccgcgctcggcgCGCTGCTCGTCGCTACGCTGCTCTCGTCCAGCCCGTTCGCCGGCGCGCTCGCGTCGCTCGCCGCGCTCCCCGCCACGCGGTTCGCGCGCTCGTTCTGGCTCGGCACCGACCAGCCCCGCTCTGGGCTCGCCGTGCTCGCGTcgtccgcgcccgcgcgcctgctcctctacctcgccgtcctcgtctcctcCGCGGCGTCGATCCTCCAATGCTGCGGGTTCCTGGACAGCCCGGAGCTTGAGGTgaagctgctcgccgccgcggcggggctgCAGCTGCTGGCCTCGCGGGCGGCCGTGCAGATGTATCTCAACGAGGCCGTCTTCTGCTGGTACCAGCGGCTGCACGTCAGCCGCTCGCCGGACACGGAGTACGGCCGCGCCAAGGTGTTCCTGCACAACCACCATCTCTGCGCCGTGGCCACGCAGCTCGTCGCGCCGCCACTGCTCGTGCTCTCGCTGCTGGCATTGTGGCGAGTGCAAGGAAAAGATTACTTTGAGGGCGTGGAGGAGCTGAACTGGCTTGTTGGGTGGTCGGTTGCCATGAAGGAGGCTGCATtgctcgcggcgcggtggatcGTTGCGGTTTGGTCGACGGTGACCGTGGGCACGCTCGTGTTTTACAAGCGTGGATGGTTATTCGTCTTGTGATCAATCCCTTTTTTAGCTTGATTCTGCGTGATTGATTCAGATGGAGGTTGTATTTGATAGAGAGGTTCTACACTGGATTGCCGGAGTTTTGATAGCACGGCACAAGATTTTGGCTTGCATTTCTTTTGTTGGAGGACGTTGCTGGATCAAaactttgatttttcttttttccttgtctgtTCTTTACCAGAGGAGCAACTTCAGGTTGTTCTTTTCTCTACACGTTGAGCAGAAAACTGACTGGTCAGTCACCCTGTTGTACTATCACTGTATCCACTTTAGTGCATATCAATGAATCAATTATTTTTCACCTGGTATGAAGCTTGAAAAGCATATCTTTGATATAATATCATTTGTAAGTCGTTTGAGGAGTATCTTACTTACTGCTTCCAGTTCAACAAAGTAAAATGCCTTTGCATGTATTCTTTTTTCAGTGTTATTCTTTGATCTTACTGAATGTCAATGTGGCAAACTGCAAAGCCAGGCGCACTGAAAAAAATAGTTAACTCTGCAATACAAGCTTAGAGGAAGTCTAGATTTGCAGATGCTACATGAGCTGCATCATCATTCTGTGAGATGCTTATGCCTTATTATGACTTCTCTATTGCACATATCAAATGCTTGTGCACAATAATATATTCAAATTTTCTCACTACAACAGCAATGGCAGTATGTGCAACTTGCATAATGTTGTTGGCAGCCCACTGACCTGATTGTATTGTTTGCGTAATATAGGTTCCTTTCTTTTGCCAAGTACTTTACTTTTCTCGCTTAAGTGTCACAATTTTGGGCCATACCACACTGCATATTTGTTACAGCATCCGTTTTCGGAGAATCTATATAGTACTTATGGCTTGTAAATGGGATGCAGTTTGAACTACCatatcttattttatttgccttaTAAAAATTGCATGAAACTGTTGCTTAATCTATTCTGAATTTTATCTTATTAGTGTCTTATCATATCTGGATGTGACCTGGATAACTTATTTACCTGACAAATATGCTTGCCCTTCACCCTGCTCACTTTCCAGTTGCACAATTGTCAACCTTTTCAACCTGGGTTTTCTCTTTGCGCCAATTGATGGTCACTTCTATCCTTACTTTGTAACCAGCTAATCCAATTTGCAGTGTTCAACCTGCTTGCATGATGATCTTCATGGGTCTGCCCAtcctttatataaaaaaaaaaatctatgtttGCGTCTAAACAATTGGTGCCTGCTCTTATCTGAGTGAACAGTCGATTCATTTTTCAATCCATCAACGAGCTGTTTATCAGTTGGCACAATTTAATTTGCGATGGTAAGCCAACATTATTGCTGTTGTAAAAGAAGTGATTTTCTTCTTCTCAGGTTATATCCATGAAACAATTTATAGCAGTATCAACAGTCTTATGCATCAACATGTAGATCACTGGATTTCTGGATGCATTTCGATAAGGATCTGAATTCATGTGGTGTAAACAAGCAATTCAAGGAAACTTTTTTGTCATCTTCAATCATTTGCAAGTACAGAGATTGAGAGAGCACATGCTCACAAGTTCATACTgaatgattttataactttattttcttttgtcatcCAAGATACATG
The Oryza sativa Japonica Group chromosome 6, ASM3414082v1 DNA segment above includes these coding regions:
- the LOC4339990 gene encoding uncharacterized protein, whose amino-acid sequence is MAVLLLLPVPVPPSLLYAVAALALAAVTHLLHLPSLLLYALHTYIHPDAVPSSTPRAVLRPPGAAAGSGNPKQQRGGGGGGGKAAASPFDEGSNSAQLYRLRLSHATLATRPRFADFHLALLLPLALLPPALLLPASAAGAAAPLAPLPPVVFLFVALLRLVMLPSPRPAYLAAALGALLVATLLSSSPFAGALASLAALPATRFARSFWLGTDQPRSGLAVLASSAPARLLLYLAVLVSSAASILQCCGFLDSPELEVKLLAAAAGLQLLASRAAVQMYLNEAVFCWYQRLHVSRSPDTEYGRAKVFLHNHHLCAVATQLVAPPLLVLSLLALWRVQGKDYFEGVEELNWLVGWSVAMKEAALLAARWIVAVWSTVTVGTLVFYKRGWLFVL